The Streptomyces sp. R28 region GTGCGGTGACGTGGTGGGTTCCGGAGCGGTGAGGGGCTAGGTGGTCTGCATGGGTGAGATGTCGTTGGGCGCGGCAGTGGCGTGTCTTGGGGCGGCGGTTTGGTTGGTGGGCGGGCGCAACTCCGGTACGCGCCGGGCGCAGTTGCTGCTTGCGGGTGGTGGGGTGGTGGGAGCCGGGCCGCCCGACTGGCGGCGGATGGCCGGGGAGCTGCGGCGGCTCCGGGGGCGGTTGCGGGCCGAGTGGTGGGCGCCGGCCGTCGGGCTGGTGCTGGGTGTCCTGGGGGCTTCGTTGCTGCCGGTCGTCGCGGGGGCGGCCGGGGTGCCGTTGCTGCGGAGGGTGCGGCTGGCCCGGGAGGCGCGCCGGACACGGGAGCGTTGCGGGGACGCGGTGATCGCGCTGTGCGGGGCGCTGGCCGGGGAGGTGCGGACCGGGCGGCAGCCGGGTGAGGCGTTGCTGCGGGTGGCGCGGGACTGCGGTGGGCTCGGTGAAGCGCAGGCTGCGGTGTTGGCGGCGGCGCGGTTCGGCGGGGATGTGCCGGGCGCGCTCACCTCCGCGGCACGGCAGCCGGGTGCCGGGGGCCTGTCAGGCCTGGCGGCGTGCTGGCGGGTGGCCGTGGACCAGGGCGCCGGGCTCGCGGCCGGACTCGACCGGCTGGAAGGGGCGTTGCGGGCCGAGCGGGACCAACGCGCCGACCTACGCGCTCAGTTGGCGGGAGCTCGGTCGACGGTGGTGATGCTCGCCGGGTTGCCGGTTCTGGGGCTGCTGCTCGGTGCCGCGATGGGGGCCGACCCGCTGCATGTGCTGCTGCATACCGGGGCGGGGCTCGGGTGCGTGGTGGTCGGCGGGGTGCTGGAGGCGCTGGGGATGTGGTGGGCGCTGCGGATCGTGCGGGGAGCGGAGGCGGCGTGAGGAATCGGGCGGGTCTGGGTCGTGAGGGGGAGGTGGCGGCGTGAGTGCGGAGGTTGTCCACAGGCTGGGGGTGGCCGTGGGGGCGGCGTTGGCCGTCGGGTGGCTGTTGCGGTGGCCCCTGGCGGTGCGGCACGAGCGGAGGGTACGGCGGCGGCTGGCCGAGTTGATGACGACCGCCGAGGTGACGTCGATACGCCGACGGTTCGACGTCCGGCAGGGCATGCGGCATGGGCTGCCCTTGGTGGCGGTCGTGGGTGCCGGCTGGGCGCTGGTCGGCGGCATCGCCGGACTGGCGGCGGGGCTGATCGTCGCGGGCGGGCTGTGGATGTGGCGTCGTCGGCAGGCGGCCGTTGGCGCCGAGGAGGTGCCCGACGCCGCTGAGGTGGCTCGCCAGCTGCCGCTCGCCGCCGATCTGCTGGCGGCCTGCATCGCTGCGGGAGCCGGTCCGGTGATCGCGGCGCAAGCCGTGGGCGAGGCCCTGGGCGGCCCCGTCGGGGACGGGCTGGCGCGAGGGGCGGCGGAGGTGCGGCTCGGCGGTGAACCGGGCGAGGCGTGGCAGCGGCTGGCGTCGATGCCGAGGGCCGGCGCGCTGGCGCGGTTGCTCGAAAGAGCCGACGTGTCGGGGCTTCCGGCCGCCGGACCGGTCGCGCGGCTCGCCGCGGAGGCCCGCGCCGACTGGGGGCGCACCGCGACGGAACGGGCCAGGCGGGCGGCTGTCATGGTCACCGCGCCGGTGGGGTTGTGTTTCCTGCCCGCGTTCATCGCGGTGGGCGTGGCGCCGGTGGTGATCGGGCTTGCGGGCGGCGTGCTGGGAGGGGGTGGCGGATGACGGGGTGAGGGGCGCGACGGCCGCCGGTCGGCAGACGAGTCGGAGTTCGGCAGAGGAGTCGACTTCGGCAGAGGAGTCGGAGTTTCGGCAGACGAGTCGGACTTTCGGCAACGAAGAGTTCAACAACTGGCTTCAACAGGACTGAGTCTTACGGGGGTTGAGATGTGCAAGGCGGTACGGGCGCGGATGGGTGCCCTGGTGTGCGGGAAGCGGGCGGCGCGGAGGGACGCGGGGATGGTCACCTCCGAGTACGCGATGGGGATCGTCGCGGCGGTGGCGTTCGCCGTGGTGCTCTACAAGGTCGTGACGAGCGGGCAGGTCAGTGCGGAGTTGCAGGCCATCGTGAAGCAGGCGCTCGATGCGCGGATGTGAGCGGGACATTGAGCGGGGGTCGGACCTGGGTGCCGGTCGGGGACCCCGTCGGGGATCGGACCAGGGGTTCGTGACGGCGGAGTCGGCTGTCGTGCTGCCTGTGCTGGTGATGTTCGCGATGGCGCTGGTGTGGGGGCTGCTCGTGGTGGCCGCGCAGATCCAGTGCGTGGACGCGGCCCGGACGGGCGCCCGCGCCGCAGCCCGGCAGGATCCGGCCGACGCGGTCATCGAGGTGACCCGTGAGGCGGCACCGCGCGGCGCGACGGTCACGGTCGGCCGGGAGGGGGACGAAGTCCGCGTGGTCGTCGTGGCCAGGCCGCCGGTGCTGCGCGGGCTCCCCTTCGAGGTACGGGAAGAAGCCGTGGCGTCGGCGGAGGAGACGGTGGGGGCGGGGACATGAGAGGGGGTTTCGCAGGGAGGCTCGGGTTTGTCACCGGGCGACGATCTGGGTGCGAGACGGCAGGCGGCTGTTCTTCTGCCCGCGCCTCTGCCGCCGGCTGGGGCTGTAGTTCCCACAGGGGCTGGAGTACTGGCCGCAGGCCGATCGCTGGTCGGCGATCTGAGCCCAAGCCCATCGCCGGCCGAGGATCTGACCCCAAGCCCGTCATAGGCCGGGGACCTGGCCGCAGGTCCGCCACTGGCTCAGAGTCCGGCCGCACGCCCATCGCCGACTGGGGACCCGGCCACAAGTCTGCCGCTGGCCGAGAACCTGACCGCACGCCCATCGCCCGTCGGAGCTCCGGACGCAGTCCCGCCATCGAGCGGCATGCGGCCAGCCGACCCGTCGCCGCCCGGCTTCCAGCACGGGTACTCGCCGTCGGCCTGCGCTCCGACCGTGGTTCCGCCACCGTCTGGAGCCTCGGCGCCATCGCCGTGCTCTGTGTCGTCTTCGGCGTCGTACTCGCCCTGGGCCAAGCCGTCGTGACCCGGCACCGTGCGGCCGGCGGTGCGGATCTCGCGGCGCTCGCGGCGGCCGATCACTGGGCGGAGGGAGGTACGGCGGCCTGCGCCCGTGCGGAAGGGGTGGCCAGGGCGCAGGGCGTGCGGCTGGCGCGATGTGTGGTGGTGGGCGAGATCTCGGACGTGACGGCAGCGTCGGGCCGGGGGCCGTTCGCCGCTGAGGTCAGGGCGCGGGCGGGGCCTGCGGGCCCGGCGGGGGCGACCCTGCCGCCAGGGCCTCCATCGGGCGGCGTTGCGGGGACGGACCGGCCGACGCCGGTTCCATGACCGGGTGCGGCTGGCGCCGGGTCCATGACCGGGTGCGGCTGGCGCCGGATCCGTGACCGGGTGCAGATGGCGCCGGATCCGTGACCGGTTGCGTCTGCCGTCGGCTTCTCTTCGCCATCCTCAGCCGGGGGAGATTCCCTGTTCCCAGCCGGGGGAGCTGCCTTCTCCCAGCCGGCGGCACGCTCTCCGTCGCAAGCCAGGGCATGCTCCCCTCCCGGCCGCGGCAAGCCGCCCGTCCTCGCCGGGGCAGTCTCCCCTCCCCGGCCAAGGCAGGCCCTACGTCCCCCGCCCGCCCCGCCCGCCCGCGCGAGCCGTCCCCAGCTGGGTCAGCGCCCGATGTCGTTCGCCGGGGCCCCGCCCCCAGCTGGGCCAGGCCCCCCACCCCTCGCCGGGACAGGATCCCCGCCCCCGGCCGCGGCAACCTGCTCTTCCCCGGCCGCGGCAAGCTCCCCTTCCCCACCCACGGCAACCTCCCCCGCCTCCTCCGGTGCCCCCCGCAACAGCACCGTCAGCAACCGCACCGCCCCCCTCTTGTGCAGCGGATCGTTGCCGTTGCCGCACTTGGGGGACTGGATGCAGGACGGGCAGCCGGCGTCGCACTCGCAGGAGGCGATGGCCTGGCGGGTGGCGGTGAGCCAGGCGCGGGCGGTGTGGAAGGCGCGCTCCGCGAAGCCCGCGCCGCCCGGGTGGCCGTCGTAGACGAAGACCGTCGGGAGCAGTGTGTCGGGGTGCAGCGGGATCGAGACGCCGCCGATGTCCCAGCGGTCGCAGGTCGCGAAGAGGGGCAGCAGGCCGATCGAGGCGTGCTCGGCGGCGTGCAGGGCGCCGCCGAGGATCTCGGGGTTGATGCGGGCCTCGTCCAACTGGTCCTCGGTGACCGTCCACCACACCGCGCGGGTACGCAGCGTACGAGGAGGGAGGTCGAGTTTCGTCTCGCCCAGTACTTCGCCGGTGATCAGCCGGCGGCGCAGGAAGGAGACCACCTGGTTGGTGACCTCGACGGAGCCGTAGCACAGACGGCCGTCGCCCCACGGGATCTCGATGTCCGTCTCCAGGACGGAGATGGACGTGGTGTCGCGGGCGACCGTCGAATACGGCGGGACGGCCTCCTCGACCAGGGCGACCGAGTCCTCCAGGTCGAGGGTGCGGACGAGATAAGTGCGGCCCTGGTGGAGATGGACCGCGCCTTCGTGGACGGTGGTGTGCGCGGCGCCCGCGTCGACCGTGCCGAGCAGGCGGCCCGTGCCGGACTCGACGATCTGGATCGGGCGGCCGCCTCCGCCGCGGATGTCGGTCAGGTCGGCGGCCCGTTCCCGGCGCGTCCAGTGCCAGGCCTTCGTGCGGCGGCGCAGCAGCTTCGCGGCCTCCAGCTGCGGCAACAGTGCCTCGGTCTCGGGACCGAAAAGCGCCAAATCCTCGTCGGTCAGCGGGACTTCCGCGGCTGCCGCGCACAGGTGCGGAGCCAGGACGTAGGGGTTGTCGGGGTCGAGGACCGTCGACTCCACCGGCCGGTTGAACAGGGCCTCGGGGTGGTGGACGAGGTAGGTGTCCAGCGGGTCGTCCCGAGCGATCAGGACGGCCAGCGCGCCCTGTCCGGAGCGGCCGGCCCGGCCCGCCTGCTGCCACAGGGACGCGCGCGTGCCCGGGTAGCCGGCGATCAGTACGGCGTCCAGGCCGGAGACGTCGATGCCGAGTTCCAGGGCGGTGGTGGCGGCCAGGCCGAGGAGTTCGCCGGAGTGGAGGGCCCGTTCCAGGGCGCGGCGCTCCTCGGGGAGGTAGCCGCCGCGGTAGGCCGCGACACGCCGGGCGAGGGAGCGGTCGACCTCGGCGAGGCGCTCCTGGGCGATGACCGAGATCAGCTCGGCGCCGCGCCGGGAGCGTACGAAGGCGACCGACCGGACCCCCTGCACGGCCAGATCCGTCAGGAGGTCCGCTGTCTCGGCGGTTGCCGTACGCCGAACGGGGGCGCCCTTCTCGCCCTGGAGCTCGGTGAGCGGGGGCTCCCAGAGGGCGAAGACCAGTTCCCCGCGTGGGGAGGCGTCGTCGGCGACCTCCACCACCGGCAGGCCCGTGAGGCGGCCTGCGGCCACCGCCGGCTCGGCGGCGGTGGCGGAGGCCAGCAGGAAGACCGGAGAGGCGCCGTAGCGGGCGCACAGGCGGCGCAGACGGCGCAGGACCTGGGCGACGTGGGAGCCGAAGACACCGCGGTAGGTGTGGCACTCGTCGATGACGACGTACTTCAGCGCCTTCAGGAAGGAAGACCAGCGGGGGTGGGAGGGGAGTATGCCGCGATGCAGCATGTCGGGGTTGGTGAGGACGTAGTTGGCGTACTGGCGGATCCACTCGCGTTCCTCGAACGGAGTATCGCCGTCGTACACAGCTGGGCGTACGGAATTGCCCAGCGGATGTGAAAGTTCCTTCACCGAACGGCACTGGTCCGCCGCAAGAGCCTTGGTGGGGGCCAGGTAGAGCGCGGTGGCGCCACGGCCGTTCGGTGCCTCGGAGCCGTCCAGGAGCGTCGAGAGGACCGGCACGAGGTAGGCCAGCGACTTGCCGGACGCCGTGCCCGTCGCGACGACCACCGAGTCGCCGTCCAGCGCGTGCTCGGCGGCGCGTGCCTGGTGGGCCCAGGGGTGTTCGATTCCCGCAGCCTGCACCGCGGCGATGACCTCCGCGCGGATCCGGTCAGGCCAGACGGCATGGCGGCCCTCGCGCGGGGGCACATGCTCCGTATGAGTGATGCGCGAAGCCCGGCTCGGCCCCGAGGCGAGCCGACCCAGCACCGAGCCCGGGTCCACCCGGGAAACGGGGCCCGTCGGGGATCGATCGGATCGGTGATTCTTGGCCATCGGCACCGAGTGTGTCACTGGAGTGACGGACAATGGGACCAAGGCGTCGTGCACGCCCGCCGGTAAGTGATTGAATGCCATCGCGGCTGGCGAACCGTCCTGGGGGCTGTAAGCCGAGGTGTCCCGAGGGACGACCGCTCGATTAGCAAGGTGCTGGAGGATCCGTGGACCTGTCCCTGTCGACCCGTACCGTCGGCGATCGTACGGTCGTCGAGGTCGGTGGCGAAATCGACGTATATACCGCGCCCAAGCTGCGCGAGCAGCTGGTCGAGCTGGTGAACGACGGGAGTTTCCACCTCGTCGTCGACATGGAGGGCGTGGACTTCCTCGACTCCACCGGGCTCGGCGTGCTGGTCGGCGGCCTGAAGCGTGTGCGGGCCCATGAGGGCTCACTGCGCCTGGTCTGCAACCAGGAGCGCATCCTGAAGATCTTCCGTATCACCGGCCTCACCAAGGTGTTCCCGATCCACACCTCGGTCGAGGAAGCGGTTGCGGCGACCGACTGATCACCGGACCCGGGCCCGCTGCTGAGCGTGCCCGGGGCGGCGGAAGTTGAAAGAGAAGGGGGACCGGGCTTTCGGTAGCCCGGCCCTCCGGACAGCACGCCCGTAGTTCCGAGGGGGATGCATGGCCACCGTTGAACTCCGCTTCAGCGCGCTACCCGAGCACGTCAGGACCGCCCGGTTGGTGGCGGCAGCGGTGGCGCGCAGGGCCGGAGTGGACGAGGCCGTCCTGGACGAGGTCAGGCTCGCCGTCGGCGAGGCCTGCACCCGTGCCGTCGGACTGCACCAGAG contains the following coding sequences:
- a CDS encoding DEAD/DEAH box helicase: MAFNHLPAGVHDALVPLSVTPVTHSVPMAKNHRSDRSPTGPVSRVDPGSVLGRLASGPSRASRITHTEHVPPREGRHAVWPDRIRAEVIAAVQAAGIEHPWAHQARAAEHALDGDSVVVATGTASGKSLAYLVPVLSTLLDGSEAPNGRGATALYLAPTKALAADQCRSVKELSHPLGNSVRPAVYDGDTPFEEREWIRQYANYVLTNPDMLHRGILPSHPRWSSFLKALKYVVIDECHTYRGVFGSHVAQVLRRLRRLCARYGASPVFLLASATAAEPAVAAGRLTGLPVVEVADDASPRGELVFALWEPPLTELQGEKGAPVRRTATAETADLLTDLAVQGVRSVAFVRSRRGAELISVIAQERLAEVDRSLARRVAAYRGGYLPEERRALERALHSGELLGLAATTALELGIDVSGLDAVLIAGYPGTRASLWQQAGRAGRSGQGALAVLIARDDPLDTYLVHHPEALFNRPVESTVLDPDNPYVLAPHLCAAAAEVPLTDEDLALFGPETEALLPQLEAAKLLRRRTKAWHWTRRERAADLTDIRGGGGRPIQIVESGTGRLLGTVDAGAAHTTVHEGAVHLHQGRTYLVRTLDLEDSVALVEEAVPPYSTVARDTTSISVLETDIEIPWGDGRLCYGSVEVTNQVVSFLRRRLITGEVLGETKLDLPPRTLRTRAVWWTVTEDQLDEARINPEILGGALHAAEHASIGLLPLFATCDRWDIGGVSIPLHPDTLLPTVFVYDGHPGGAGFAERAFHTARAWLTATRQAIASCECDAGCPSCIQSPKCGNGNDPLHKRGAVRLLTVLLRGAPEEAGEVAVGGEGELAAAGEEQVAAAGGGDPVPARGGGPGPAGGGAPANDIGR
- the bldG gene encoding anti-sigma factor antagonist BldG; the encoded protein is MDLSLSTRTVGDRTVVEVGGEIDVYTAPKLREQLVELVNDGSFHLVVDMEGVDFLDSTGLGVLVGGLKRVRAHEGSLRLVCNQERILKIFRITGLTKVFPIHTSVEEAVAATD
- a CDS encoding type II secretion system F family protein → MSAEVVHRLGVAVGAALAVGWLLRWPLAVRHERRVRRRLAELMTTAEVTSIRRRFDVRQGMRHGLPLVAVVGAGWALVGGIAGLAAGLIVAGGLWMWRRRQAAVGAEEVPDAAEVARQLPLAADLLAACIAAGAGPVIAAQAVGEALGGPVGDGLARGAAEVRLGGEPGEAWQRLASMPRAGALARLLERADVSGLPAAGPVARLAAEARADWGRTATERARRAAVMVTAPVGLCFLPAFIAVGVAPVVIGLAGGVLGGGGG
- a CDS encoding Rv3654c family TadE-like protein, with product MRSDRGSATVWSLGAIAVLCVVFGVVLALGQAVVTRHRAAGGADLAALAAADHWAEGGTAACARAEGVARAQGVRLARCVVVGEISDVTAASGRGPFAAEVRARAGPAGPAGATLPPGPPSGGVAGTDRPTPVP
- a CDS encoding type II secretion system F family protein; its protein translation is MGEMSLGAAVACLGAAVWLVGGRNSGTRRAQLLLAGGGVVGAGPPDWRRMAGELRRLRGRLRAEWWAPAVGLVLGVLGASLLPVVAGAAGVPLLRRVRLAREARRTRERCGDAVIALCGALAGEVRTGRQPGEALLRVARDCGGLGEAQAAVLAAARFGGDVPGALTSAARQPGAGGLSGLAACWRVAVDQGAGLAAGLDRLEGALRAERDQRADLRAQLAGARSTVVMLAGLPVLGLLLGAAMGADPLHVLLHTGAGLGCVVVGGVLEALGMWWALRIVRGAEAA
- a CDS encoding DUF4244 domain-containing protein, coding for MCKAVRARMGALVCGKRAARRDAGMVTSEYAMGIVAAVAFAVVLYKVVTSGQVSAELQAIVKQALDARM
- a CDS encoding TadE family type IV pilus minor pilin; protein product: MRGCERDIERGSDLGAGRGPRRGSDQGFVTAESAVVLPVLVMFAMALVWGLLVVAAQIQCVDAARTGARAAARQDPADAVIEVTREAAPRGATVTVGREGDEVRVVVVARPPVLRGLPFEVREEAVASAEETVGAGT